A DNA window from Gammaproteobacteria bacterium contains the following coding sequences:
- the rimO gene encoding 30S ribosomal protein S12 methylthiotransferase RimO gives MPTTPKIGFISLGCPKATVDTEQILTQLRAEGYELTAQYDDSELVIVNTCGFIDSAVDESLDAIGEALRENGKVIVTGCLGAKEGVVETHHPQVLAVTGPHALQEVMALVHHHIPKPHDPYMDLVPAAGLKLTPSHYAYLKISEGCNHSCRFCIIPDLRGKLVSRPIGDVLEEAENLAKAGVKELLVISQDTSAYGVDVKYRTGFWGGRPVKTHIQALAEALGKLGIWIRMHYVYPYPSVDNLIPLMAEGKILPYLDIPFQHASPAVLKQMRRPGNIENTFERIQQWRSICPDIAIRSTFITGFPGETEQDFEMLLQFLSDAKLDRVGCFPYSAIEGAKANELPKQIDEELKIERAERLMDLQAAISADKLAAKVGAQMTVLVDNIDADGMVIARSYADAPEIDGEVLIEQAEGVEVGDFVDVEITHSSEHDLWGKMVSR, from the coding sequence ATGCCCACCACTCCAAAAATAGGCTTCATCAGCCTTGGCTGCCCCAAAGCGACGGTTGATACCGAGCAGATCCTCACCCAACTGCGCGCCGAAGGTTATGAGTTAACCGCACAGTATGATGATTCTGAGCTGGTAATTGTTAACACCTGCGGCTTTATCGACAGCGCGGTTGATGAGTCACTGGATGCCATTGGTGAGGCACTCCGTGAAAATGGCAAGGTTATTGTTACCGGTTGCCTTGGCGCCAAAGAGGGTGTGGTTGAGACTCATCACCCACAAGTATTGGCCGTCACTGGCCCGCACGCTTTGCAGGAGGTGATGGCGCTTGTTCACCACCACATCCCCAAACCCCATGACCCATATATGGACTTGGTTCCAGCTGCGGGCCTTAAGCTGACGCCCAGCCATTACGCCTATCTGAAAATATCCGAAGGGTGTAATCACAGCTGCCGTTTCTGCATTATTCCCGACCTGCGTGGAAAGCTGGTGAGCCGCCCGATTGGTGACGTGTTAGAAGAGGCTGAAAACCTTGCCAAGGCCGGTGTGAAAGAGCTGCTAGTGATCTCACAAGATACCAGCGCTTACGGTGTTGATGTGAAATATCGCACAGGATTCTGGGGGGGCCGCCCGGTAAAAACCCACATTCAAGCGCTGGCTGAAGCACTGGGCAAGCTGGGAATTTGGATTCGTATGCACTATGTTTATCCCTACCCTAGCGTCGACAATCTGATCCCACTTATGGCGGAAGGTAAAATCCTCCCCTACCTGGACATTCCCTTCCAACACGCAAGCCCTGCGGTTCTAAAGCAGATGCGCCGCCCTGGAAACATCGAAAACACCTTTGAACGTATTCAGCAGTGGCGCAGCATCTGCCCGGATATCGCCATTCGTTCAACTTTCATTACCGGATTCCCCGGCGAAACCGAGCAAGACTTTGAGATGTTGTTACAGTTTTTAAGCGATGCCAAGCTCGACCGTGTGGGCTGCTTCCCTTATTCAGCCATTGAAGGAGCCAAGGCAAATGAGCTGCCAAAGCAAATTGATGAGGAGCTGAAAATCGAACGCGCTGAACGCTTAATGGATCTGCAAGCAGCCATTAGCGCAGATAAACTCGCCGCTAAAGTGGGTGCTCAAATGACGGTATTAGTGGACAATATTGATGCAGACGGCATGGTGATTGCGCGCTCCTATGCGGATGCCCCCGAAATTGATGGTGAAGTGCTAATCGAACAGGCCGAGGGAGTGGAGGTGGGCGACTTTGTCGATGTTGAAATCACCCACTCCAGCGAACACGACCTCTGGGGTAAAATGGTCAGCCGCTAA
- the relA gene encoding GTP diphosphokinase encodes MVSRATSELGIDGKHPFDLEGWLAHVHNGRNTSEMASIRRAYEVADNAHSGQTRASGIPYILHCVAVADILADLRMDSNTIIAALLHDTIEDTAITLNDLHEQFGEDVATLVASVTKMRRLPGWRNDEPLPDKQHLYAENLRKMVLAMAEDVRVVLIKLADRTHNMRTLGALSKERRQRIARETLEIVAPLANRLGIWQVKWELEDLALKYLDPESYHYIASKLDERRIERLEYIDTFVNTLKEHLAQAGIKAMVKGRPKHLYSIWRKMTRKQLEFENIFDVRAVRVVVEEVSQCYSALGIVHSLWSYVPGEFDDYIATPKGNNYRSLHTAVMGSEGKTVEVQIRTQDMDHHAEYGVAAHWRYKEGGKFEEGFNEKVAWLRQVLEWKEEAIDASDFIDQFKSDVLSDRVYVLTPKGRILDLPQGATPIDFAYAIHTDVGHGCRGAEVNGRIVSLGHQLQNGEQVKILNVKNGSPTRDWLNPHLGYIKTSRARSRILQWFKHQDFDKNVLEGRKLLERELGRLNVGGTNLEKLAKRMKFEQLDSFMAAIARGDIKMGSVMNVLQASLHEHSDSLRDNFQQKSTPRKSSSGDILIHGVGDLLTHMANCCKPVPGDPIVGYITQGRGVTVHRRSCSNAMQLRSENSVRLIEVGWEGEASSTYPVDIKVIAFDRTGLLRDVLSVLTHDSVNILASKSHTNPDNLQVDMMLTIEINSLDQLSRVLTKISQLPNVQEAIRNKGK; translated from the coding sequence ATGGTATCAAGAGCAACCTCAGAACTTGGCATTGATGGCAAGCATCCCTTTGACCTGGAGGGGTGGCTTGCACACGTCCATAATGGTCGTAATACATCGGAGATGGCATCCATTCGCCGCGCTTATGAGGTAGCTGATAATGCACATAGCGGGCAAACACGCGCATCCGGCATCCCCTACATTTTGCACTGTGTTGCGGTGGCCGATATTTTGGCTGACTTGCGGATGGACAGTAATACCATCATTGCCGCACTGCTGCACGACACCATCGAAGACACGGCCATAACACTGAACGACCTGCACGAGCAGTTTGGTGAAGATGTCGCCACCCTGGTCGCTTCAGTCACTAAAATGCGCCGCCTGCCCGGTTGGCGCAATGATGAACCCCTGCCCGATAAACAGCACCTCTACGCCGAGAATCTCCGAAAAATGGTCTTGGCGATGGCTGAAGATGTGCGGGTTGTGTTGATCAAACTGGCAGACCGTACTCATAACATGCGCACCCTGGGCGCGCTCTCAAAAGAGCGCCGCCAACGTATCGCCCGCGAAACACTCGAGATTGTAGCGCCCCTGGCCAACCGCCTGGGAATTTGGCAGGTCAAGTGGGAGCTGGAAGATCTTGCTTTAAAATATCTTGACCCTGAGAGCTATCACTACATCGCTTCCAAACTTGATGAACGGCGTATTGAGCGCTTGGAATATATCGATACTTTTGTAAATACCCTGAAGGAGCACTTGGCGCAAGCGGGCATCAAGGCGATGGTAAAAGGCCGTCCCAAACACCTCTACAGCATCTGGCGCAAGATGACGCGCAAGCAGTTGGAGTTTGAAAACATCTTTGATGTGCGTGCTGTGCGTGTAGTGGTAGAGGAGGTTTCACAATGCTATAGCGCACTAGGCATTGTGCATAGTCTCTGGTCTTATGTGCCGGGTGAGTTTGATGACTATATCGCCACGCCAAAAGGGAATAACTACCGCTCGCTGCACACAGCAGTAATGGGCTCTGAGGGTAAAACGGTTGAGGTACAAATTCGCACTCAGGATATGGATCATCATGCTGAGTATGGCGTGGCCGCCCATTGGCGCTACAAAGAGGGCGGTAAGTTTGAAGAGGGGTTTAACGAAAAAGTAGCTTGGTTAAGGCAGGTACTGGAGTGGAAAGAAGAGGCGATTGATGCCAGTGATTTCATCGATCAGTTCAAATCAGATGTGCTCAGTGACCGGGTTTATGTATTGACTCCCAAGGGGCGGATATTAGATCTTCCACAAGGCGCTACCCCGATTGATTTCGCCTATGCCATCCATACCGATGTGGGACACGGCTGTCGAGGTGCTGAGGTGAACGGGCGCATCGTGAGCCTAGGCCATCAACTGCAAAATGGTGAGCAGGTCAAAATCCTCAATGTTAAAAATGGCTCACCTACCCGAGACTGGCTTAACCCCCACCTTGGTTACATCAAGACATCGCGAGCGCGCTCACGTATTTTGCAATGGTTTAAGCACCAGGACTTTGACAAAAATGTGCTGGAGGGACGCAAGCTGTTGGAGCGGGAGCTGGGTCGGCTCAATGTTGGCGGCACCAATTTAGAGAAGCTGGCCAAGCGGATGAAGTTTGAACAGCTGGATAGCTTTATGGCTGCCATTGCCCGTGGCGATATAAAAATGGGTAGCGTTATGAATGTATTGCAGGCGTCGCTGCACGAACATAGCGACTCCTTAAGGGATAATTTCCAACAGAAAAGCACCCCGCGAAAAAGTAGCTCCGGCGATATATTGATCCATGGCGTTGGAGATCTACTGACTCACATGGCCAACTGCTGCAAACCCGTGCCCGGCGATCCCATTGTCGGCTATATCACCCAAGGGCGCGGCGTGACCGTCCACCGCCGTAGCTGTAGCAATGCGATGCAACTGCGCAGTGAAAACAGTGTGCGATTGATTGAAGTGGGTTGGGAGGGTGAGGCGAGCAGCACTTATCCTGTGGACATTAAGGTGATTGCATTTGATCGTACCGGGCTGCTGCGTGATGTGCTCTCAGTGCTCACCCATGACAGTGTCAATATTCTCGCTTCAAAATCGCACACCAACCCCGACAACCTGCAAGTCGACATGATGTTAACTATCGAAATCAACAGCTTAGACCAGTTGAGTCGGGTATTAACTAAAATAAGCCAGCTCCCCAATGTTCAAGAAGCGATACGCAACAAAGGGAAGTAG
- a CDS encoding CopD family protein: MIAFAKIMHILAATLWVGGMFFAYVALRPAANATLEPSQRLPLWGQTLAKFFTWVWVAIIMLPVTGFWMVFNLFPDMLSIGLHVHIMTLLGILMILIFLAVFFVPYIQLRLALMDEDYKKAAKHLNWIRIGVLVNLILGLITTAIASGGRYLF; the protein is encoded by the coding sequence ATGATCGCATTTGCCAAAATAATGCATATTCTTGCTGCGACCCTTTGGGTTGGCGGCATGTTTTTCGCCTATGTTGCCCTGCGCCCTGCGGCCAATGCCACGTTGGAACCCTCACAGCGCCTCCCCTTGTGGGGGCAAACGCTGGCTAAGTTTTTCACCTGGGTCTGGGTGGCGATCATCATGCTGCCGGTAACGGGCTTCTGGATGGTGTTTAATCTGTTTCCGGATATGTTGTCCATTGGCCTTCACGTGCATATTATGACGCTGCTGGGGATTTTGATGATTTTAATCTTCCTGGCAGTCTTTTTTGTTCCCTATATTCAGTTGCGCCTTGCCTTGATGGATGAGGATTACAAAAAGGCTGCTAAACATCTCAACTGGATTCGCATTGGGGTGTTGGTCAATCTGATATTGGGGCTTATCACGACGGCTATCGCTAGCGGCGGACGCTATCTCTTTTAG
- a CDS encoding alpha/beta hydrolase family protein: protein MRLCPLLFIICLLPISVAEALDQARERLVATELVERIGGHEALWLNDNSGRFLSLKVEHPEVEKRGGVILLHDMDAHPDWPEVISPLRYGLPKSGWPTVSVQLPLLSNDVVLSAINQQKVIDQATARIVAAVEYFTGIGIYNIVLMGHGLGATAISHFLSGELAPRHAVYIKAFIAIRFRIHEGLATTYLPRKLLQLKTALPILDILGSRESDDTQQHARERKAVAIRAQRSHYRQERVGSANNNFWAAEGWLLSRIGSWLRLNAAGAEVVLKPLNQ from the coding sequence ATGCGGCTATGCCCACTACTGTTTATTATCTGTCTCTTGCCAATCAGTGTGGCTGAGGCGCTAGATCAAGCGCGTGAGCGGTTAGTGGCTACGGAGTTAGTTGAGCGTATTGGTGGTCATGAGGCGCTATGGTTAAACGATAATAGCGGGCGCTTTTTGAGCTTAAAAGTTGAGCACCCTGAGGTGGAGAAGAGGGGTGGGGTTATTCTCTTGCACGATATGGATGCCCACCCAGACTGGCCTGAGGTGATTTCACCACTGCGCTATGGTCTGCCTAAAAGTGGTTGGCCTACGGTGTCAGTTCAGCTGCCACTGCTGAGTAATGATGTGGTGTTGTCGGCTATAAATCAGCAGAAGGTCATTGACCAGGCAACGGCTCGTATTGTTGCCGCCGTAGAGTATTTTACGGGCATTGGCATCTACAATATTGTCTTAATGGGTCATGGCCTGGGAGCGACGGCGATTAGCCACTTCTTATCGGGTGAGTTGGCGCCAAGGCATGCTGTTTATATTAAGGCTTTTATTGCCATACGTTTCCGTATTCACGAGGGATTAGCCACGACCTATTTACCTAGAAAACTGTTACAACTAAAAACAGCCCTCCCTATACTTGATATACTGGGTAGCCGGGAATCAGACGACACACAGCAACATGCACGTGAACGTAAAGCGGTAGCGATACGGGCGCAAAGGTCTCATTATCGACAGGAGAGAGTGGGCAGCGCCAATAATAACTTTTGGGCTGCTGAAGGGTGGCTGCTTTCTCGTATTGGTAGCTGGCTTAGGCTAAATGCGGCTGGCGCAGAGGTCGTTTTGAAGCCACTTAATCAGTGA
- a CDS encoding type III pantothenate kinase → MLLVDIGNSRIKWAVINGDEFTSMGEAEYVSKELESQLDAMLYSVEKQMIIAVSSVASPRVVKMFSCWAEARWQSEVLVVKTAKQQGKLLNGYVNPERLGVDRWLAMIAATDEGRLGVPACVIDCGSAITIDVVGGDGQHLGGLITPGLSLMRNALVKGTRGIRLKDELPAEVSLLARDTEGAVMGGTLYTAVSMLDRVCSDIVVGTGRDTRFFITGGDAPTLIPLLDKTFEYDANLVLNGLLCVSRQMSEV, encoded by the coding sequence ATGTTGTTAGTAGATATTGGTAATAGTCGAATTAAATGGGCTGTTATCAATGGTGATGAGTTTACATCAATGGGTGAGGCAGAGTATGTCTCTAAAGAGCTTGAGTCACAGTTAGATGCGATGTTGTACTCTGTTGAAAAGCAGATGATTATCGCGGTCTCATCTGTCGCCTCGCCTCGTGTTGTTAAAATGTTTAGTTGCTGGGCAGAAGCGCGTTGGCAGAGTGAGGTTTTGGTGGTCAAGACAGCCAAACAACAGGGGAAGCTGCTTAATGGCTATGTTAATCCAGAGCGGCTGGGCGTTGATCGATGGTTGGCGATGATTGCTGCAACGGATGAAGGGCGTCTTGGTGTGCCGGCCTGTGTAATCGATTGCGGAAGTGCTATTACGATTGATGTGGTGGGCGGTGATGGTCAGCACCTGGGTGGTCTGATCACCCCCGGTTTGTCTTTGATGCGTAATGCACTGGTTAAGGGTACTCGCGGTATTCGTCTGAAAGATGAGTTGCCGGCTGAGGTCAGCCTTCTTGCTAGAGATACTGAGGGGGCTGTGATGGGTGGCACGCTATACACGGCGGTCTCCATGCTTGATCGAGTCTGTAGCGATATAGTAGTGGGTACGGGTCGCGATACGCGGTTTTTTATTACCGGTGGCGATGCGCCTACGCTGATTCCTCTGCTTGATAAGACTTTTGAATATGATGCAAACCTGGTTCTGAATGGTTTATTGTGTGTTAGCCGCCAGATGAGCGAAGTGTAG
- the birA gene encoding bifunctional biotin--[acetyl-CoA-carboxylase] ligase/biotin operon repressor BirA, translated as MHDAALYILKQLSVDRFYSGSQLARELALSRTAIWKHIQMLGVYGVDIYSLPGKGYRLADSVELLDQKRILNGMQGSHLISRVKVLPSIDSTNRYLWQLAHKGEPSGSVVFSEFQSAGRGRRGRQWVSPFAKNIYCSLLWRYEDTPHGIGGLSLAIGIAVVDALEKMSVLGIGLKWPNDLLCGDRKVAGILLEMSGDPCGSGCVVIGVGINVDMKGFSESGAITQPWTDLVELKGGSDISRNELSILLLRSINQALLNYAQSGLSQLIQRWNELDVMLGKEVVIHGVSDTVGGIAQGIDESGALLLLSQGKIRRIHSGEVSLRLAENSGDLCC; from the coding sequence ATGCATGATGCGGCTCTTTACATACTGAAACAACTCTCAGTCGATCGGTTTTATTCGGGCAGTCAGCTTGCGCGTGAGCTAGCGCTCAGCCGGACGGCTATCTGGAAGCATATTCAAATGTTGGGTGTTTATGGTGTTGATATCTATTCACTACCTGGTAAAGGGTATAGACTTGCCGATTCGGTTGAGTTGTTAGATCAGAAGAGAATTCTTAATGGCATGCAAGGGTCTCATTTGATCAGTCGGGTGAAGGTTCTCCCCTCGATTGACTCAACAAATCGTTACTTATGGCAGCTGGCACATAAGGGTGAGCCGAGTGGCTCGGTTGTTTTTTCCGAATTTCAGAGTGCCGGGCGGGGTCGACGAGGCCGACAGTGGGTCTCGCCTTTTGCAAAAAACATTTACTGTTCGCTGCTTTGGCGTTATGAGGATACTCCTCATGGGATTGGCGGACTCAGTCTGGCGATCGGTATCGCTGTCGTTGATGCACTTGAAAAAATGAGTGTTTTGGGTATAGGGCTTAAGTGGCCAAATGACCTTCTTTGCGGTGACAGGAAAGTGGCGGGTATTCTTTTGGAAATGTCGGGTGATCCCTGTGGCTCTGGTTGTGTGGTGATTGGTGTGGGTATTAATGTTGATATGAAGGGGTTTAGTGAATCCGGTGCGATTACACAGCCATGGACTGATTTGGTTGAGTTAAAGGGTGGTTCGGATATCTCTCGCAATGAACTCTCCATACTATTGTTAAGGTCAATCAATCAGGCGCTCTTGAATTATGCACAGAGTGGCTTGAGTCAGCTGATTCAACGTTGGAATGAGCTTGATGTGATGTTGGGAAAAGAGGTGGTTATTCACGGTGTCAGCGATACAGTAGGCGGTATAGCGCAAGGGATTGATGAGAGTGGTGCATTACTGTTATTGAGTCAGGGTAAAATTCGTCGAATTCATAGTGGTGAGGTCAGTTTGCGCCTTGCTGAAAATAGTGGTGATTTATGTTGTTAG
- a CDS encoding SirB2 family protein produces MAAYEIIKYIHISCVVLSLSGFCLRSYFLLRDPEKLSLAWLKYPPHMVETLLLLSAIAMLPLLGQYPFVDGWLTAKLVAMLLYIAAAGYTLHAARTFRLKLFFITLSLLIFLYIVGVALSHDYHSWFSSVIAV; encoded by the coding sequence ATGGCTGCTTACGAAATAATTAAATACATACACATTAGTTGTGTTGTTTTATCACTGTCCGGTTTTTGTCTTCGTTCATATTTCTTGCTTCGTGATCCTGAAAAGCTCTCTTTAGCGTGGCTTAAATATCCACCGCACATGGTTGAGACTCTGCTATTACTTTCTGCGATTGCTATGCTTCCTCTGCTTGGTCAATATCCGTTTGTTGATGGTTGGTTAACGGCCAAACTGGTTGCCATGCTGCTCTATATTGCTGCTGCCGGTTACACTCTTCATGCGGCACGGACTTTTAGGTTGAAGTTGTTTTTTATCACTTTGTCGCTGCTTATTTTTCTATATATTGTGGGTGTTGCACTCTCTCACGATTATCATTCGTGGTTTTCCTCTGTTATTGCAGTTTAA
- a CDS encoding DUF6519 domain-containing protein translates to MKGDFSRITYDQRKQYSLLLMQQGRVQLDADWNEQAITQWLNLQNLAEDLIGEHGGPGESFKIEPETDDVSGSTVTHDFTIKRGRYYVRGALCQNSDDCLFTQQEDYFPDDSEKIAHGKAYLVYLHLWWRHMTADEDDDIREVALAGPDTATRLKTVWQVRLLELPAKEAEATSGSAQDLKQDYESFITLLKGKEIIKQGDGLLQAQAKKASEAGKPCITAPENRYRGVENQLYRVEIHHSGEGSGGATFKWSRENGSVIFPVRALSGDTVTLAHLGRDQHFGLKVGDWIEVIDDIYELQRKAENLLKVVEVDSDTLEVTLSGTPSMGRALSVYPLKKPLLRRWDHSAKCAHGTIPIVQDEWIELEDGVEVKFPKPPLMKGEETEPASYWYQSGDWWWIAARTATGDVEWPQGVDGPAAQKALSHGDRYAPLALINSGASGNITVPQDYRRVINPQWQ, encoded by the coding sequence ATGAAAGGCGATTTTTCACGTATTACCTATGATCAACGAAAACAGTACTCCCTGCTGTTGATGCAGCAGGGCAGGGTGCAGCTAGACGCCGACTGGAATGAACAGGCCATCACACAGTGGTTGAATCTGCAAAATTTGGCTGAAGATCTGATAGGTGAGCATGGCGGGCCGGGCGAGAGCTTTAAAATTGAACCAGAGACAGATGATGTCAGTGGTTCCACCGTGACACACGATTTCACCATCAAACGGGGGCGCTACTATGTGCGGGGGGCCTTGTGCCAAAATAGTGATGACTGCCTTTTTACGCAACAGGAGGACTATTTTCCTGATGACAGCGAAAAGATAGCGCATGGGAAGGCGTACTTGGTTTACCTGCATCTCTGGTGGCGGCATATGACCGCTGATGAAGATGATGATATTCGAGAGGTTGCTTTAGCGGGGCCTGATACAGCTACCCGTTTAAAAACAGTGTGGCAGGTGAGGTTGTTGGAATTGCCGGCAAAGGAGGCGGAGGCGACGAGTGGTTCTGCGCAAGACCTCAAGCAAGATTACGAAAGTTTTATAACGCTGCTGAAGGGAAAAGAGATCATAAAACAGGGCGACGGGCTGCTACAGGCACAGGCAAAAAAAGCCTCTGAAGCAGGTAAACCCTGTATTACCGCGCCGGAAAATCGCTATCGAGGTGTTGAAAACCAACTCTACCGTGTGGAGATTCACCACAGTGGTGAGGGGAGTGGGGGTGCTACATTCAAATGGTCCCGAGAAAATGGCTCGGTGATTTTTCCGGTTCGGGCGCTGAGCGGTGATACGGTGACCTTGGCGCATCTCGGGCGGGATCAACACTTCGGCCTAAAAGTCGGCGATTGGATTGAGGTGATAGATGATATTTATGAGCTGCAGCGCAAGGCGGAAAACCTGCTCAAGGTGGTTGAGGTTGATTCCGACACCTTGGAGGTGACGCTCTCCGGTACACCTTCAATGGGAAGGGCGTTGTCGGTTTATCCACTAAAAAAACCTTTGCTGCGTCGTTGGGACCACTCGGCTAAATGTGCTCATGGTACGATTCCGATTGTACAGGATGAGTGGATTGAGCTGGAGGATGGTGTCGAGGTTAAGTTCCCCAAGCCCCCGCTTATGAAAGGCGAAGAGACAGAGCCAGCGTCCTACTGGTATCAGTCTGGTGACTGGTGGTGGATTGCGGCACGTACCGCGACCGGTGATGTGGAGTGGCCACAAGGTGTGGATGGGCCTGCTGCACAGAAAGCGCTGTCCCATGGTGATCGTTATGCTCCGCTGGCGCTGATTAACAGCGGTGCCAGTGGCAATATTACGGTCCCCCAAGATTATCGGCGAGTTATCAATCCACAATGGCAGTGA